A region of Cellulophaga sp. RHA19 DNA encodes the following proteins:
- a CDS encoding outer membrane protein assembly factor BamB family protein → MKKVKLFLIYVLFAGIFMMQAQLEKTNFKNKGIVSLETGYTITKVRTAINKNKSYVVATTFEGAVLGVAYDGKVLWKNKLSGFMNHDIWSKDINGDGVDEIVTANADGTIYCLNSKGKLLWKFKKNSAPMYAVCVIKKEGKAYVVAGGFDKSIYYISSTGEMVKEIKSSTYSIEKPWAKFKKDLPESNVSTANFLRPIPQKNGDDVLAVLGTNNHMNVPGTMYLFNALENLPFRKDKIAIKGKRVRVIGSFTVEDYATKGEQMVILGTSAHSNDSAILLYNPQTGKVTYHKNTKIPFGYDVTHTVTIKENNKTLFLTRVRNQIRLLDLNLNEKKVERIIGKYAYNDLWKDPKTGYVILASAQSGGSSIHIINTKSKSWKKDFEKLTPPGKIESIIANTKATRADLQKYTPVKTKRKQLPVYLMTEKVPSTLEPLKTEIEKKYPTPVFLNSKHLPEVENWDRSSLTNEKFRKKRDRRKKYVLSQQQAVDLITKEYNNAPGLAYWAGHGNDPYMFSLATTKKVLDAANGKKTVLIYPEMEDHSEDLNFMVNNLLYPLATYAKDKNANIFLRSKNVFWLGSNYLDAWSGLMSGTYADVFVPAMEETTDKTMELSLAGRTGMWASGAVNSWGTRAVPDNTAFDRSRQYGSQQLPNHFLRMLIFHTANGAQYINNFAVDQEYVSVYWELIAKGVLFVPKREEIVSFSPVHLSMKSPDEHFLDDGSNVKWTIKYNEEFEKNNPFVFSRMNGSWPGAPVTEWDFSNYAAGVNERRLNFLAPYNNGLVLITPPQQGVFAAKNVDRGSLESYLHPLYKNITKEYITDGKSYFSKDGKQVYSADTYYKTVEKSIKESAKLLPITVTGDVAWVVAQIAPKTLRITLIDSGYLNPSNKQATVKFNTVTPVKITDVLNKETFKVKAVNASTTINIPLGLFRFIDVELTKELK, encoded by the coding sequence TATGAACCATGATATATGGAGTAAAGATATAAATGGTGATGGCGTAGATGAAATAGTAACAGCTAATGCAGATGGCACTATTTATTGTTTAAATAGCAAAGGTAAATTACTTTGGAAGTTTAAAAAGAATTCTGCTCCAATGTATGCTGTATGTGTTATTAAAAAAGAGGGTAAAGCATATGTTGTTGCTGGTGGTTTTGATAAAAGTATTTATTACATATCATCAACCGGAGAAATGGTTAAAGAGATAAAATCATCAACCTATTCTATAGAAAAGCCTTGGGCAAAGTTTAAAAAAGACTTGCCAGAAAGTAATGTGTCTACAGCTAATTTTTTAAGGCCAATACCTCAAAAAAATGGTGATGATGTTTTAGCTGTTTTAGGTACTAATAATCATATGAATGTACCAGGAACAATGTATTTATTTAATGCGTTGGAAAACCTGCCTTTTAGAAAAGACAAAATAGCCATAAAAGGTAAAAGAGTACGTGTTATAGGTTCTTTTACAGTAGAAGATTACGCTACTAAAGGAGAGCAAATGGTTATATTAGGTACCTCTGCACATTCTAATGATAGTGCTATTTTATTATACAATCCGCAAACGGGTAAAGTAACATATCATAAAAATACTAAAATACCTTTTGGGTATGATGTTACACATACTGTAACTATTAAAGAAAACAATAAGACGCTCTTTTTAACACGTGTTAGAAATCAAATTAGGTTATTAGACCTTAATTTAAATGAAAAAAAGGTAGAGCGTATTATAGGTAAATATGCGTATAATGACCTGTGGAAAGATCCCAAAACTGGTTATGTTATTTTAGCTAGTGCCCAGAGTGGAGGTAGTAGTATTCATATTATAAATACAAAAAGTAAGTCTTGGAAAAAAGACTTTGAAAAGTTAACACCTCCAGGAAAAATAGAATCAATAATAGCAAATACAAAGGCAACAAGAGCAGATTTACAAAAATACACGCCAGTAAAAACAAAAAGAAAACAATTACCAGTGTATTTAATGACAGAGAAGGTACCTTCTACATTGGAGCCTCTTAAAACTGAAATAGAGAAAAAATACCCAACTCCTGTGTTTTTAAATTCTAAACATTTACCAGAGGTAGAAAATTGGGATAGATCTAGTTTAACAAATGAAAAATTTAGAAAAAAACGAGATCGTAGAAAAAAGTATGTTTTAAGTCAACAACAAGCAGTAGACTTAATTACTAAAGAGTATAACAATGCTCCGGGTTTGGCATATTGGGCTGGTCATGGCAACGATCCGTATATGTTTAGTTTAGCTACCACTAAAAAAGTTTTAGATGCTGCTAATGGTAAAAAAACGGTTCTTATTTACCCAGAGATGGAAGACCACTCTGAGGATCTTAATTTTATGGTTAACAATTTATTGTATCCGCTGGCAACCTACGCTAAAGATAAAAATGCTAATATATTTTTACGTTCTAAAAACGTATTTTGGTTGGGGTCTAATTACTTAGATGCTTGGTCTGGCTTAATGTCTGGTACTTATGCAGATGTTTTTGTACCTGCTATGGAAGAAACTACAGATAAAACTATGGAACTTAGTTTAGCTGGTAGAACTGGTATGTGGGCAAGTGGTGCTGTAAACTCTTGGGGTACACGTGCTGTACCAGACAATACTGCTTTTGATAGGTCTAGGCAGTATGGTTCTCAGCAATTACCAAATCATTTTTTAAGAATGCTAATTTTTCACACAGCAAACGGTGCGCAATACATAAATAACTTTGCAGTAGACCAAGAGTATGTAAGTGTGTACTGGGAGTTAATAGCTAAAGGGGTTTTATTTGTTCCTAAAAGAGAAGAAATAGTAAGTTTTTCTCCTGTGCATTTAAGTATGAAATCTCCTGACGAGCATTTTTTAGATGATGGTTCTAATGTAAAATGGACTATAAAATACAATGAAGAATTTGAAAAAAACAACCCTTTTGTTTTTAGTAGAATGAATGGTTCTTGGCCTGGTGCTCCCGTAACAGAATGGGATTTTTCTAACTATGCAGCAGGTGTAAATGAGCGTAGGTTAAACTTTTTAGCGCCTTATAATAATGGTCTAGTTTTAATTACACCACCACAACAAGGTGTTTTTGCTGCTAAAAATGTAGATAGAGGTTCATTAGAATCTTATTTACACCCTTTGTATAAAAATATAACTAAAGAGTATATAACAGATGGTAAGTCTTACTTTTCTAAAGATGGCAAGCAAGTATACTCAGCAGATACATACTATAAAACAGTAGAAAAATCTATAAAAGAAAGCGCTAAGCTTTTACCTATTACTGTAACAGGAGATGTTGCATGGGTAGTTGCACAAATTGCACCAAAAACACTTAGGATAACACTTATAGATAGTGGGTATTTAAACCCAAGTAATAAGCAAGCTACAGTAAAATTTAATACAGTTACTCCAGTAAAAATAACAGACGTTTTAAACAAAGAAACTTTTAAGGTTAAAGCTGTAAATGCCTCAACAACAATTAATATTCCTTTAGGTTTATTTCGTTTTATAGATGTAGAGCTTACTAAAGAGTTAAAATAA